CAACCTCTTTTCCGCGCTTTTCGAGACACGGAACCGGATTCGCACGGCCCCGTGACGCCACCACTGGGCAACGGCCCCGCAGCCCCGCTACCATTAAAAAAGGGGTTGCCCCCCGCATCGTGCATTCCAACGATGCGTTCGGCTCTTTCATCTTCACGCTCCACGGATGTGGAGGCGGGGGCGGGGGCGGGGGCGGGGAGCGGACGCAGGGAGCGCCCGAGAAGTTGGCACTCTCAAGCTTCGTGGCGACCCGGTCGCAGGTCCTGTCCGCGTGATCAGCGCAGATCGATCCTGTGGCCGACGGCGCGGGTCTCGAAGCGCGTGGGCACCACAACGTACTGCGTGCGGGTACTGCCATCGGGGAGGCGCACGACGCAGGGCACGGCATCGTATGCGACCGGATAGCGGTATTCGGTGCCGTAAAAGAAGTGCGCGGGCTGCTGCTGCTGCGCGCGCACGGCCAGGCGCGCGTCGGCCACGCGCGCGGCCTCGTGTTCGGCGGCCACGCGCGCGGCTTCGCTGGCGCGGCGCGCCTCGGCCTCCTCTCGGATGCGGGCCTCGGCCTGCTCCTGGCGCGCGCGCCAGAGCTGCATCACGGCATCGCGCTCGGCGTCGCTGACCAGGGGAACATCGAACGCATCCTCCCCGGTCCGCACCCGCGCGGTCGTCTCGTCAATCGTCTCCACGGCCACGAGCCGGTCGTCGAGCGTGATGGCGTCTCCAGCGCGCGCGTAACCCCACGCTCCGGATGCCAGCGAGACCAGGCACGCCATGCGGCCGGGCTGCTCCAGAGGCGCACCGAGAACGAGGACCCGCTCCTGCCCGTTGGTGTGGCGCAGGGTGACGGTGCTGGTGTCGACGGTCAGGCTTGAGCCGACCGACGCCTTGAAGACCTGCTCGCTCTTGGCCTCGTAGGCCACGAGCGCCCACTCGCCGAGGCGGTCGCCGACGCGGACAAAACGGGTGGTTCCAGCAAAGTCTTTGAATGCGAGGACCGGGGCGAAGTCCGAGCCGGTGCTGACGGAGGCGAGCAGGTGCTCGAAGACATTCGAACGCACGACATAGAGCCGCAGGTCGTCGCCCCCGCCCGCAGCGGCGGTGCCAGCAGACGCCAGAATAAACGCGAGCGCCGCCACGGCCCGTCCGGCCCGTGTGCCGATCTTTCTCATCAGGTCTATGTCTGCGCCCATGCCGGATGCCCTCACGGGAAAAAGTGTATCACACGGCGAATGCGAAGACCGAACAAAAAAACGGGGCTTGGCGGAAACCGCCAAACCCCGTCTTTCGCGAACGATCAGACGCGCCGAGGCGCGTCTGTGTACCGCGTGCTTACATGTCCATGCCGCCCATGCCACCCATCCCGCCCATGCCGCCGCCGTGGCCGCCAGCCGGGGCTTCCTTCTTCTCGGGGATGTCGGTGATCATGCACTCGGTCGTGAGCAGGAGCCCGGAGATCGACGCCGCATTCTGCAGCGCCGAGCGGGTGACCTTGGCCGGATCGAGCACGCCCGCCTTGATCAGGTCCACGAACTCGCCGGTCGCCACGTTGTAGCCGTTGGCGCCCCGGTCGTTCTTGACCTTCTCGACAATCAACGCGGCTTCCAGACCGGCGTTGGCGACCAACTGACGCAGGGGCGCTTCGAGCGCGCTGCGGATGATGGCCACGCCGATCTTCTCGTCACCGCAGACTTCGATATCATCCAACGCCTTCTGGCAACGGAGCAGCGCCACGCCGCCACCGGCCACGACACCCTCTTCGACCGCCGCGCGGGTGGCGTGCAGCGCGTCCTCGACGCGGGCCTTCTTCTCCTTCATCTCCGCCTCGGTCGCGGCGCCGACCTTGATCACCGCCACGCCGCCGGCCAGCTTCGCCAGGCGCTCCTGGAGCTTTTCGCGGTCATAGTCGCTGGTGGTGTCTTCGATCTGGCGCTTGATCTGGGCGACGCGGCCCTGGATGTCGCTGGTCTTGCCTGCGCCCTCGACGATCGTGGTGTTCTCCTTCTCGATCGTCACGCGCTTGGCCTGGCCCAGATCCTCGATCTTCACGTTCTCGAGCTTGATGCCGAGATCATCGCTCAGCATCTTGCCGCCAGTGAGTACCGCGATGTCTTCGAGCATCGCCTTGCGGCGGTCGCCGAAGCCCGGGGCCTTCACGGCGCAGACCTGCAGCGTA
The sequence above is a segment of the Lentisphaerota bacterium genome. Coding sequences within it:
- the groL gene encoding chaperonin GroEL — its product is MAAKQLRYDSEARQSVLAGIQKLSRAVVTTLGPCGRNVILDKKFGSPTITKDGVSVAKEIELSDPFENMGAQMVREVASKTSDVAGDGTTTATLLAEAIYREGLKNVTAGANPMSLKRGIDKATIAVVAAIQKQAKKVKDAEEIAKVATISANGEVEIGRIIAEAMDKVGKDGTITVEEAKTIDTTLDVVEGMQFDKGYLSPYFATNAEAMECVLENPYILIYEKKVSSLNDLLPVLQNVAKAGRPLLIIAEDVEGEALATLVVNKLRGTLQVCAVKAPGFGDRRKAMLEDIAVLTGGKMLSDDLGIKLENVKIEDLGQAKRVTIEKENTTIVEGAGKTSDIQGRVAQIKRQIEDTTSDYDREKLQERLAKLAGGVAVIKVGAATEAEMKEKKARVEDALHATRAAVEEGVVAGGGVALLRCQKALDDIEVCGDEKIGVAIIRSALEAPLRQLVANAGLEAALIVEKVKNDRGANGYNVATGEFVDLIKAGVLDPAKVTRSALQNAASISGLLLTTECMITDIPEKKEAPAGGHGGGMGGMGGMGGMDM